From Ascochyta rabiei chromosome 12, complete sequence, the proteins below share one genomic window:
- a CDS encoding GDP-Man:Man(3)GlcNAc(2)-PP-dolichol alpha-1,2-mannosyltransferase has translation MALFHMLLSLLFSVLVSALFFPRIVRFLAAQVGHYLRRSSRTRRELLSARVAAETNKCDAKHAEVEDFDWEEIASVATDGRAGSSKADKHWEGFVGFFHPFCNAGGGGERVLWAAVRATQKRWPKAVCVVYTGDHDVDKAAILKRVEDRFNIHLHPPTVHFLYLTTRHWVLASTWPRFTLLGQSLGSLVMAYDAFALLVPDIFVDTMGYAFALALSSLFFPDVPTGAYVHYPTISTDMLDSLHAGGQGVNAGAGKGYRGAAKQKYWQLFAQLYSKIGGTIDVVMTNSTWTQAHVSSLWGPSRNKRNHTAGNDIDVVFPPVAVEEVTEAVEVSQASEKKRGPYILYIAQFRPEKNHQLILEAFSSFLRSDPKLPAYPNEKPQLILIGSVRDSLDEKSVYKLRLLAHELHMKENVEFLCDAPWPQMLEWMGRASVGVNGMWNEHFGIGVVEYQAAGLISVVNDSGGPKLDIVVEVDGKPTGFHATTADEYAEGFRKALTLSPKETLAMRQRARKSAERFTDRGFADKWLRNMDKLVKLQVERTKH, from the exons ATGGCTCTGTTTCACATGCTTCTCTCGCTACTGTTCTCTGTCCTTGTTTCTGCTCTATTCTTCCCTAGGATCGTGCGTTTCCTGGCTGCGCAGGTGGGCCACTATCTGCGCCGGTCGTCGCGCACCAGACGAGAGCTGCTGTCGGCCAGAGTGGCAGCTGAGACCAACAAGTGCGACGCCAAGCATGCTGAGGTCGAGGACTTCGACTGGGAGGAAATTGCATCGGTCGCTACTGATGGCCGAGCGGGCAGCAGCAAGGCAGACAAGCACTGGGAGGGCTTCGTGGGCTTCTTCCACCCATTTTG TAAcgccggcggcggcggtgaaCGAGTTCTCTGGGCAGCCGTCCGCGCGACACAAAAGCGCTGGCCCAAGGCCGTCTGTGTAGTCTACACCGGCGACCACGATGTCGACAAGGCCGCAATCCTCAAGCGCGTCGAGGACCGCTTCAACATCCACCTCCACCCACCCACGGTCCACTTCCTTTACCTCACCACGCGCCACTGGGTGCTCGCCAGCACATGGCCGCGCTTCACCCTGCTTGGTCAGTCCTTGGGCTCGCTGGTCATGGCCTATGACGCCTTTGCTCTGCTTGTTCCAGACATCTTCGTCGACACCATGGGCTATGCTTTTGCCCTTGCGCTCTCCTCGCTCTTTTTTCCAGACGTGCCCACGGGCGCCTACGTCCACTATCCCACCATCTCCACCGACATGCTGGACTCTTTGCACGCGGGTGGCCAGGGCGTCAACGCTGGTGCTGGGAAGGGATACCGAGGCGCGGCTAAGCAGAAGTACTGGCAGCTGTTCGCACAGCTTTACAGCAAGATTGGCGGCACCATCGATGTGGTCATGACCAACTCTACCTGGACCCAGGCCCATGTCAGCTCGCTTTGGGGCCCTTCTCGCAACAAGCGCAACCATACGGCCGGGAACGACATCGACGTAGTCTTCCCCCCGGTCGCAGTTGAGGAGGTGACAGAAGCAGTCGAAGTCTCTCAAGCCAGCGAGAAGAAGCGCGGCCCGTACATCCTCTACATTGCACAGTTCCGACCGGAGAAGAACCACCAGCTCATCCTCGAGGCTTTTTCCAGTTTCCTGCGTTCGGACCCCAAACTTCCAGCATACCCCAACGAGAAACCACAGCTTATCCTTATTGGCTCCGTCCGCGATTCCCTCGACGAAAAGAGCGTGTACAAGTTGCGGCTGTTGGCTCACGAGCTCCATATGAAGGAGAACGTCGAGTTTCTCTGCGATGCGCCATGGCCGCAGATGCTGGAATGGATGGGCAGAGCCAGTGTTGGTGTCAACGGCATGTGGAACGAGCACTTTGGCATTGGCGTCGTCGAGTACCAGGCCGCAGGTTTGATCTCGGTTGTGAACGACTCTGGGGGCCCGAAGCTGGACATTGTCGTTGAAGTGGATGGCAAGCCTACCG GTTTCCATGCGACTACCGCAGACGAGTATGCCGAGGGCTTCCGCAAGGCGTTGACGTTATCACCGAAGGAAACATTGGCCATGAGACAGCGGGCGCGCAAGTCTGCAGAGCGGTTCACAGACCGTGGCTTTGCGGACAAGTGGCTGAGGAACATGGACAAGCTCGTCAAGCTGCAGGTTGAGCGCACAAAGCACTGA
- a CDS encoding Pectate lyase — protein sequence MHGLASLLVCLASQLGAVAAASLTDVCTVGYCTLGAGTSGGQGGPTVIVSTLEALENAVTGNDPRIVVVSGTISGAKRVYVGSNKSIIGRSGKIIGIGLSIVNATNVIIRNTIHQKVPSTFEDAITIFRSTNVWVDHVDLSADRDHDKDFYDGLVDVTRASDFVTISNSYLHDHWKGSLVGHSDNNQAEDGGHLRVTYANNHFFNIASRGPMFRIGTGHIFNNYWNQMDDAVRTRAGAQLLIESSVFENTNDCIFAKNGYAVVRDVDLGIGTNEAPVGTLASVPYTYTLLGSAKVKAAVVGVAGATLAL from the exons ATGCACGGTCTCGCTTCGCTCCTTGTGTGTCTGGCCAGTCAGCTTGGTGCGGTAGCTGCTGCCTCACTGACCGACGTTTGCACAGTCGGCTACTGTACTCTAGGTGCCGG TACTTCCGGAGGTCAAGGCGGACCCACCGTCATCGTATCAACGCTCGAAGCTTTAGAGAATGCTGTCACAGGAAACGATCCTCGCATTGTAGTGGTTTCTGGTACCATCTCGGGTGCGAAGAGGGTGTACGTCGGGAGCAACAAGTCGATCATAGGCCGCTCTGGCA AAATCATTGGTATTGGCCTTTCGATTGTTAACGCAACCAACGTTATCATCAGAAATACGATCCACCAGAAAGTGCCATCGACTTTCGAGGATGCGATTACAATCTTCCGCTCTACAAATGTGTGGGTGGACCACGTAGACCTGAGTGCCGACAGAGATCATGACAAGGACTTTTACGATGGACTTGTCGATGTGACCCGAGCTTCG GACTTTGTCACCATCTCCAACAGCTATTTGCATGACCATTGGAAAGGCTCTCTAGTCGGCCACTCCGACAACAACCAAGCCGAGGATGGCGGCCATCTGCGGGTAACATACGCTAACAACCACTTCTTCAACATCGCCAGCCGTGGACCCATGTTCCGCATTGGTACAGGTCATATCTTCAACAACTACTGGAACCAAATGGACGATGCCGTCCGAACGCGTGCTGGTGCTCAATTGCTCATCGAGTCTAGCGTCTTTGAGAACACGAACGATTGTATCTTTGCGAAAAACGGGTACGCTGTTGTGAGGGATGTTGATCTAGGCATTGGCACAAACGAGGCGCCGGTTGGTACGCTCGCGAGCGTGCCATACACGTACACGCTGCTGGGATCTGCGAAGGTCAAGGCGGCGGTTGTGGGCGTTGCGGGCGCGACGTTGGCATTGTGA
- a CDS encoding 60S acidic ribosomal protein P1, with the protein MSTSELATSYAALILADDGVDITADKLQSLIKAAKIEEVEPIWTTLFAKALEGKDVKDLLLNVGSGGGAPAAGAAAGGAAAGGDAAAEAAPAEEKAEEKEESDDDMGFGLFD; encoded by the exons ATGTCTACCTCCGAGCTCGCCACATCCTACGCAGCCCTCATCCTCGCTGATGACGGTGTCGACATCACT GCCGACAAGCTCCAGTCCCTGATCAAGGCCGCAAAGATCGAGGAGGTCGAGCCCATCTGGACAACCCTGTTCGCCAAG GCTCTTGAGGGCAAGGACGTCAAGGACCTGCTCCTGAACGTCGGCTCCGGCGGCGGCGCGCccgctgctggtgctgctgctggcggCGCTGCCGCTGGTGGTGACGCCGCTGCTGAGGCCGCGCCCGCTGAGGAGAAGGCTGAGG AGAAGGAGGAGTCAGACGACGACATGGGCTTTGGTCTCTTCGACTAA
- a CDS encoding D-amino-acid N-acetyltransferase, with product MATKQPSLEPRITPIKHNDFDEWERLFKLYIDFYKSSLPEIQYRKTFDRILDHQKDLYCLVLRDTSDPKKLYGLAHYFPMQTPWAEEQLMHLNGLYIDHELRGKGYGRKIIQAVAKEAQTQGCTRLQWTTQHGNPARKLYDELATCEFVQYRMNLKDL from the exons ATGGCAACCAAACAACCCTCTCTAGAGCCACGGATCACGCCCATCAAGCATAACGATTTCGATGAGTGGGAGCGGCTCTTCAAACTATACATCGACTTCTACAAGTCCTCACTTCCAGAGATACAGTATCGCAAGACATTCGATCGAATTCTTGATCATCAAAAAGATTTGTACTGTCTTGTACTGCGAGATACGAGTGATCCTAAGAAGTTGTACGGACTCGCGCACTACTTTCCTATGCAGACGCCGTGGGCCGAGGAGCAACTCATGCACTTGAACG GCCTCTACATCGACCATGAACTCCGAGGCAAGGGTTATGGGAGGAAGATTATTCAGGCGGTGGCAAAAGAAGCCCAGACTCAGGGATGCACGCGTCTGCAGTGGACTACACAACATGGAAACCCAGCGAGGAAGCTATACGATGAGCTGGCAACCTGTGAATTTGTGCAATATCGCATGAACTTGAAAGATTTGTAA
- a CDS encoding GET complex subunit get1 — translation MPSLLLVVFTLQFVLHLVNTVGASTVDELLWVLYNKLPTPTSGCAQRCEALKKEIVQLKRELGNTSAQDNFGKWAKLDRQHNKAVAEYQKLDGSLRTHQTTFNSAVKTLRFLGTQGLRFVLQFWFAKSPMFWLPAGWVPYYVEWILSFPRAPLGSISIQVWTAACAAIIALASEALAAIWVLATKKPTPTAKQQEKEPMAFKADQQPASDAGGKKEL, via the exons ATGCCGTCTCTTCTGTTGGTAGTCTTCACACTGCAGTTCGTTCTCCATTTGGTCAATACTGTAGGAGCAAGCACTGTCGATGAGCTG CTATGGGTTCTTTACAACAAGCTACCTACACCGACCTCAGGATGTGCGCAAAGATGCGAGGCACTCAAGAAAGAGATCGTGCAGCTGAAGCGTGAACTTGGAAACACGTCGGCGCAAGACAACTTTGGCAAATGGGCGAAGCTCGATCGACAGCACAACAAAGCCGTGGCTGAGTACCAGAAGCTGG ATGGTTCTCTGCGCACTCACCAAACGACCTTCAATTCCGCCGTCAAGACCTTGCGCTTCCTGGGTACACAAGGCCTCCGCTTCGTCCTACAATTCTGGTTTGCTAAGTCGCCCATGTTCTGGCTGCCGGCCGGCTGGGTGCCATATTATGTGGAATGGATCTTGAGCTTCCCGCGCGCACCTTTGGGCAGCATCAGCATTCAGGTGTGGACTGCTGCTTGCGCAGCCATCATTGCGCTGGCATCGGAGGCGCTCGCAGCCATTTGGGTGCTTGCAACCAAGAAGCCTACCCCAACAGCGAAGCAACAAGAGAAAGAGCCTATGGCCTTCAAGGCAGACCAACAGCCTGCGTCAGACGCTGGAGGAAAGAAGGAGCTCTAG